The genomic window AAAAGATATGATTTTTCTCTTCGCTTCTTACTCCCGGTACTGTTCATTTTAATAATTCTTTGAATTTCTTCATATTGTTCTTCAGAAATATAAGAGGGGTGCGCCGCCTATATCCATGATTACAAAGCACATCAATGTAATCACAAAATAGCCTAAATTTTATTGGATTTATTATCATGAATCATATACGTGGTGTTATGTCAATTAATATCTAAAAAATTCAAATCTTTTCATAACAAACCTTTATCTGTAATTCTTTTATTCATTTTTTCTAATATTTCATAACGTGCTATCTTATGTTTGACCGGTTTTCTAATCGCATCTTGAACTTTAATTAATAAATTTTGAATATGCACATTATCATTTAAATTAAAATCTCGTTTTATTTTATTATTCTTAAAATACATATTCTTAATACATAATTCTATTTTAAACCTATCGCCAGTTTTATAATAATCTCTTTTTTCCTTCTTTGCGTCAATGTTGTAAATAAACAACTTTGAACTATTATTTGTCCAAATATAACAACTCATATCCCATATGTTTAAAACTTGATGTTCGACGGAAGCATATATTCTTTTGTTTTCATCCAAAATTCTACAACCAAAATCTGTTAATAAACAATGAGTTTCATCATCATCTAAATAACCATACATTTCCTTTTCTATATCATATAATACTTTATCACTATAAAATGCATTCAATTCAACTTCATTAAAATTAAACTTTTTCAAATAATAATTCAGTATATGATTCTTTGAACTAACAGCTTGAATATACTGCTTTTCAATTAAATACTTAATCACCTCCTTAACCTGTTTCTTTATATCTTTATAATTATCCAATCCATTCAATACCAACTTAATACTATTGCATTCAAATTCTATAGTCCCATATTTTATCTTTTGAAATTTCCTTTTTCGATAAATAATTTCTTTAATACTATAACCTAATGACTTATAGTATTGTATAGAACTTGGTAAAAGATAATTAAACTCCCTCCTTACCACATTACCTTTATTAAGTATCAACGTGATTATTCCATTTTTACTGTCCGGATGATTTTTTAACCGTTTTTTTATATTAGGATTAAGCTTTCTAAAACGACTTTTTTCTGCTGATAGAATGATTTTATCAAAATAGTTAAACTTTAAAGATTCCAATAATTTAATTTTATCATTCAAATGAACAATTCTTTCTTTTAATTCAGATATTTCCATAATTTAAAATGGCCTATATTCAAAAATACTAATAATTACTTTATCATAACCTCACTATTATTATGCCTTCTGAAGATGAATCTGAATTAATATTTTTAAAAATTGTGTAAAAAAATAGGGGTGGGGGTAAAATTTTATGCTGGTTATAGACAGGGTTTCACTTATTCTCAATACTATATAACATGGTTTTTATAAAAATAGACATCTGATAAAATTGATAATGTTAATAATCAATATTGCAAATATTTTCATTAGACAATTAAGTTTAATTCCCTTATAATACTTAATTCTCTTAATTATTAATTTATTTTATTAATTTAATTAATAATCTTAATAAATTATAGTTGATTAATATTTTTTATGAAGCTTTATTGTATTTAAAATAATGTAAAAGGGATAAGAGTTTAAAATCTGTTATATTACTATCATCCACCCATGAAAAACAGCCCCCAAAGACATTGGGGGCTGTTTTTTTTCACACCGGCGGGATTCCGGTCGCCCGACCATCATCCCGAAATGAATATTCATTATTCCGAAACCTGCGCGGCACCCATGAGGTCGTAATCCAGCGTTCAAGTGTTTACGGCATAAAAAACAACCTCTTCCTTTCATAAATTTCCAGAACAGTATCCGTTAATGCACAAACCACTTCCAGAATAATATTCCGCATATTTCCTGAATGTAAATTATGATATTGAATGAATTGCTGAATTGTATTCCGGAAAGATTAATGCATAGGGATATGCTATTCTATCGGCAATCACACAGGCAAAGGGTATGGAGGTTCAAATACATGAAAAAAATCCTTTTCATCAATCCCACTATTAATAATACGGTTTTCGGCAACATGAAGATGCTGGCCCTTCCTCCTATGGGCCTCGGAGTGCTGGCAAGCAGGACACCGGAACGCTACTTCGTTTCAATTGTCGATGAAAACGTCGATCCCCTCATCATCAATTCCGAGCCGGACCTTGTGGCCGTGACCGCCACTACCGGGCAGGCCCCGCGGGCCTATGAGATCATCCATGAGTTCAAAAAGCTCGGCATACACACCGTAATGGGGGGGATTCACGCCTCGGTCATGCCCGGAGAGGCGGCCCTTCACGCCGACACCGTCGTGACCGGCGAAGCCGACGAATTATGGCCCCGCGTTCTCGATGACTTCGAGAAGAAAAGGATCGGCAAACGGTACGATGCCGTAACGCGTCCCGGCCTTCAGAATATTCCAAAAATCGACAGGGGCCTTTATTCGAAAAAATACATGATCCATTCGGTGCAGACCTCCCGCGGCTGCCCCTGCAACTGCAGCTTCTGCTCGGTCACGAAATTCAACGGCGCGCAATACCGTTTCCGGAACCTGGACCATGTAGTCGAGGAGATACAGGAGATAAGGGACCGCCGCTTTTTTATCGCCGATGACAGCATCGTGGGACTGGGCAACGACGGCATCGCCCACGCCAAGAGCCTCTTTGCCCGGCTGAAGGGCCTGGGCAAGTCCTGGGGGTCCCAGGTGTGCATAACCATCGCAGAGCACGACGACCTTCTCCGAGACGCCGCCGATGCTGGCGCCAACACCTTTTACATCGGCTTCGAGTCCATCGACGCCGAATCGCTCAAATCGGTGGACAAGAAGATCAACCTGCGTCCTATCATCCGCAACTACAAAAAAACGATACAGAAATTTCACGAC from Spirochaetota bacterium includes these protein-coding regions:
- a CDS encoding B12-binding domain-containing radical SAM protein; this encodes MKKILFINPTINNTVFGNMKMLALPPMGLGVLASRTPERYFVSIVDENVDPLIINSEPDLVAVTATTGQAPRAYEIIHEFKKLGIHTVMGGIHASVMPGEAALHADTVVTGEADELWPRVLDDFEKKRIGKRYDAVTRPGLQNIPKIDRGLYSKKYMIHSVQTSRGCPCNCSFCSVTKFNGAQYRFRNLDHVVEEIQEIRDRRFFIADDSIVGLGNDGIAHAKSLFARLKGLGKSWGSQVCITIAEHDDLLRDAADAGANTFYIGFESIDAESLKSVDKKINLRPIIRNYKKTIQKFHDHGIGVIGGFILGTDADTSDIFDKTIEFIHETGIDGSQFTIMTPFPGTRLYDQMHREGRLIYTDYPKDWVKYNAYEAVIRPRNMTVDELVEGWRRVYNETSSPVRSLKRSIKTLMNTGSFVNASINLFWNYYNYKAIQGANGVAQDYNAEPASPEAGVTALPVRVYGDNPQGSGRSSS